Proteins co-encoded in one Corynebacterium lujinxingii genomic window:
- a CDS encoding Rib/alpha-like domain-containing protein, with translation MTVLRAEYDIKGELKMAGQHRKVSSARRRGTSIAATALGLSLVAGGVQPVLAPESADVAQAQLRTEAQRSLVKYPRSTAVRFGQTTTASPNVNRLTVHPPVSYEIASSTDPNWGASVDPETGEVTITPNVDAGEDLPQSGQIDVLATFKDDSTKILPVAVTLAQDPYFDPVNDATFWVGKDSNPIHVRGVFVPSGYTLAIDENTIPPGMVVDDSRALNRFQHVYLMGAPSEAGVYEVTAKFVGTDGSTYVGAGGDLLQTFTVTVKDPADLPAPVEADLADEPQEPVEAGQELNIPVNTENAASVEVSGLPDGVTYDSENSTITGTPTTPGEYEAVVDIITKDEQVQQDRVKISVKDPAATSDETTPAEPTTSGEATTEPSTSEEPTSDQPTTEPTTDPSTSGEPTTGETTPAEPTTDPSTSGEPSTSGETTPAEPTTDPSTSGEPTTGETTPAEPTTSGEATTEPSTSEEPTSDQPTTDPSTSGEQTTGETTPAEPTTSGEPTTDPSTSGEPSTSGETTPAEPTTDPSTSGEPTTGETTPAEPTTSGEATTDPSTSGEVTTDPSTSGEPTSGASTSDQPTTEPSTSGEPTMEPTATDQPTTGEPTPADPTVGESSTSEPAPAEPTDQADDYEWSPITVKAGNTATGEPAREPNEPAVITADADAPEWVTVNQDGRIDVNPPRNTEPGTYSFGVTTATGERDTITVEVTALDADDKRVETEYNDDYLRAGETASNQPPRANITRDGVEYAKQPMLKGTKFALANPDVKPYNESVDPETGVVTVTAPIDQVADAPIEVEILVTYPDGTTDTAVATFFADPAPLNQTNQPVYEQGKGAQPGRTVSIKQIADLPNQTELSLADPTADFKGWDIRVNLETGEILATAPEENPQPIDIPIRATYTDGTIDQEGRQHGETTMVHIEALTGTTLADTVEGSNYSQPVYDSEGNILIYPTGSLPEGATFEVDGLTALPVEVDPETGAIKIVVPADAPANAPFDVPIKLVLPDGSTQEIVVPVATRSDASGQVVSWAPIKLTEGGEPVTVAPTTAPEGVTFALAASFDAPGWQVLVDERTGAVTASHPSSGADTLATLIPVVVTFPDGSQRIMDVPATVVRGQAALADVTYAPAEINPGESVTLNPDNAPGTFSLVSPVPGLGLAIDPATGALTVTAQASALAGTRDVPVEVTFADGSRAVTSARITVRDHDTVTQPDGGSSDGSSEGSSVGSSSSSSSSSVGNSAFVWIPALLAALGLLGAANKALYDNREFFQDFLVWWK, from the coding sequence ATGACCGTACTGCGGGCTGAATACGACATTAAAGGGGAATTGAAGATGGCCGGACAGCACCGGAAGGTGTCGAGCGCGCGTCGACGCGGAACGTCGATCGCGGCAACTGCGCTCGGCCTATCGCTTGTGGCGGGCGGTGTGCAGCCGGTATTGGCGCCGGAATCGGCAGACGTTGCGCAGGCGCAATTGCGTACCGAGGCGCAGAGGTCGTTGGTGAAATACCCGCGCTCCACCGCGGTGCGTTTCGGTCAAACGACGACTGCTAGCCCGAATGTCAATAGGCTTACCGTACACCCGCCGGTGTCCTACGAAATCGCGAGCTCCACCGATCCGAATTGGGGCGCTTCTGTCGACCCCGAAACCGGCGAAGTGACAATTACCCCGAACGTGGATGCTGGCGAGGATCTTCCGCAGTCCGGACAGATTGACGTATTGGCCACCTTCAAGGACGACTCGACCAAGATCTTGCCGGTCGCGGTCACGCTCGCGCAGGATCCCTACTTCGACCCGGTCAACGACGCGACCTTCTGGGTGGGAAAGGATTCCAACCCGATCCACGTGCGCGGCGTGTTCGTCCCGTCTGGCTACACCTTGGCTATCGACGAAAACACCATCCCGCCGGGCATGGTCGTCGACGATTCCCGCGCATTGAACCGCTTCCAGCATGTGTACCTCATGGGTGCACCGTCGGAAGCCGGTGTTTACGAGGTCACGGCGAAGTTCGTCGGTACGGATGGTTCCACCTACGTCGGTGCCGGCGGTGACCTGCTGCAGACCTTCACCGTCACGGTGAAGGATCCGGCGGATCTGCCGGCACCGGTGGAGGCGGACCTCGCGGATGAGCCGCAGGAGCCGGTCGAAGCAGGCCAGGAGCTGAACATCCCGGTCAACACCGAAAACGCAGCCTCGGTGGAGGTGTCCGGCCTGCCGGACGGTGTCACTTACGACTCCGAAAACAGCACGATCACTGGTACGCCGACAACTCCGGGTGAGTACGAGGCTGTTGTCGACATCATCACCAAGGACGAGCAGGTCCAGCAGGACCGCGTGAAGATCTCGGTGAAGGACCCGGCCGCGACCTCGGACGAGACCACTCCGGCAGAGCCGACGACCTCGGGTGAAGCCACGACCGAACCGTCGACGTCGGAGGAACCGACTTCGGATCAGCCGACGACAGAGCCGACGACGGACCCGTCGACCTCGGGTGAGCCGACGACTGGTGAGACCACTCCGGCGGAACCGACCACGGACCCGTCGACCTCGGGTGAGCCGTCCACCTCGGGTGAGACCACTCCGGCGGAACCGACGACGGACCCGTCGACCTCGGGTGAGCCGACGACCGGTGAGACCACTCCAGCCGAGCCGACGACCTCGGGCGAAGCCACGACCGAACCGTCGACGTCGGAGGAACCGACTTCGGATCAGCCGACGACGGACCCGTCGACCTCGGGCGAGCAGACGACTGGTGAGACCACTCCGGCCGAGCCGACGACCTCGGGCGAGCCGACCACGGACCCGTCGACCTCGGGTGAGCCGTCCACCTCGGGTGAGACCACTCCGGCGGAACCGACGACGGACCCGTCGACCTCGGGTGAGCCGACGACTGGTGAGACCACTCCAGCCGAGCCGACGACCTCGGGCGAAGCCACGACGGACCCGTCGACCTCGGGCGAAGTCACGACGGACCCGTCGACCTCGGGCGAGCCGACTTCTGGTGCGTCGACGTCGGATCAGCCGACGACAGAGCCGTCCACCTCGGGTGAGCCGACCATGGAACCGACCGCAACTGATCAACCGACCACTGGTGAGCCCACGCCGGCGGATCCGACGGTGGGGGAGTCGTCGACAAGCGAGCCTGCTCCAGCGGAACCGACCGACCAGGCTGACGACTACGAGTGGTCGCCGATCACCGTGAAGGCGGGCAACACTGCCACCGGTGAGCCGGCGCGCGAACCGAACGAGCCGGCCGTGATCACGGCTGACGCGGACGCGCCGGAGTGGGTGACCGTGAACCAGGACGGCCGCATCGACGTGAATCCGCCGCGCAATACGGAGCCGGGCACGTACTCCTTCGGCGTTACCACCGCGACCGGTGAGCGCGATACGATCACCGTCGAGGTCACTGCTCTGGACGCGGACGATAAGCGCGTTGAGACGGAGTACAACGACGACTACCTGCGCGCCGGCGAGACGGCGTCGAACCAGCCGCCGCGCGCGAACATCACCCGCGACGGCGTGGAGTACGCAAAGCAGCCGATGCTCAAGGGTACGAAGTTCGCGCTCGCGAACCCGGACGTCAAGCCGTACAACGAGTCCGTCGACCCGGAAACCGGTGTGGTGACGGTGACCGCACCGATCGACCAGGTTGCGGACGCGCCGATCGAGGTTGAGATTCTCGTGACTTACCCGGACGGCACGACTGACACCGCGGTCGCCACGTTCTTTGCCGACCCGGCGCCGCTGAACCAGACCAACCAGCCGGTCTACGAGCAGGGCAAGGGTGCTCAGCCGGGCCGCACGGTGTCGATTAAGCAGATCGCAGATTTACCGAACCAGACGGAACTCTCGCTGGCGGATCCGACTGCGGACTTCAAGGGCTGGGACATTCGCGTGAACCTGGAGACTGGCGAGATCCTCGCCACCGCGCCGGAGGAGAACCCGCAGCCGATCGACATTCCAATTCGCGCGACGTACACCGACGGCACCATCGACCAGGAAGGACGCCAGCACGGTGAAACCACTATGGTCCACATCGAGGCGCTGACCGGCACCACGCTTGCGGACACCGTCGAGGGCTCCAACTACAGCCAGCCGGTGTACGACTCCGAGGGCAACATCCTCATTTACCCGACGGGCTCCCTGCCGGAGGGCGCAACGTTCGAGGTCGACGGTCTGACCGCGCTGCCGGTCGAGGTCGATCCGGAAACCGGCGCGATCAAGATTGTGGTGCCGGCGGACGCTCCCGCGAACGCCCCGTTCGACGTGCCGATCAAGCTCGTGCTGCCGGACGGCTCCACGCAGGAGATCGTCGTGCCTGTGGCCACCCGTTCCGACGCGAGCGGCCAGGTCGTGTCCTGGGCGCCGATCAAGCTCACCGAAGGTGGCGAGCCGGTCACCGTCGCACCGACCACGGCTCCGGAGGGTGTCACGTTCGCGCTGGCCGCGTCGTTCGATGCCCCTGGTTGGCAGGTGCTTGTCGACGAGCGCACCGGCGCCGTCACCGCCTCCCACCCGAGCAGCGGCGCGGACACGCTGGCAACGCTGATCCCGGTCGTGGTCACGTTCCCGGACGGCTCGCAGCGCATCATGGACGTGCCGGCGACGGTCGTGCGCGGCCAGGCAGCGCTTGCCGACGTCACCTACGCGCCCGCCGAGATCAACCCCGGTGAGAGCGTCACCTTGAATCCGGACAACGCGCCGGGCACGTTCTCCCTGGTCAGCCCGGTTCCGGGCCTGGGTCTGGCGATCG
- a CDS encoding acetate kinase, protein MSYALVINSGSSSIKFQIVDPAADASDDPFVSGLVEQIGEPQGRITVKYNGDKFIVQKPVPTHGVGLQETFKILDAKGIGPTQLDIVAAGHRVVHGGMVFSQPELINDQVVEMIRDLIPLAPLHNPANIDGIEVARALLPNIPHVAVFDTGFFRDLPPAAALYAINADVAEKNLIRRYGFHGTSHEFVSSQVAEMIGRDPMHTRQIVLHLGNGASASAVANGKPIDTSMGLTPLAGLVMGTRSGDIDPGIIFHLVRQGGMSIDEIDNLLNRQSGVKGLSGVNDFRELRTMIDNENTDAWLAYNVYINQLRRFIGSYMIELGRVDAITFTAGVGENDKDVRLDALDNLEMYGIKVDPEKNDLPNDGPRVISTDDSKVKVLVIPTNEELAIAQKAAAVAAQVS, encoded by the coding sequence ATGTCCTACGCACTCGTTATTAACTCGGGCTCGTCCTCGATCAAGTTCCAGATTGTCGACCCGGCTGCCGACGCATCCGACGACCCGTTCGTCTCCGGCCTGGTCGAGCAGATCGGCGAGCCGCAGGGCCGCATCACCGTCAAGTACAACGGCGACAAGTTCATCGTGCAGAAGCCGGTGCCGACCCACGGCGTGGGCCTGCAGGAGACCTTCAAGATCCTCGATGCCAAGGGTATCGGCCCGACCCAGCTCGACATCGTCGCAGCCGGCCACCGCGTGGTCCACGGCGGCATGGTCTTCTCTCAACCGGAGCTGATTAACGACCAGGTCGTCGAGATGATCCGCGACCTTATCCCGCTGGCTCCGCTACACAACCCGGCCAACATCGACGGCATAGAGGTCGCCCGCGCGCTGCTGCCGAACATCCCGCACGTCGCGGTGTTTGATACCGGCTTCTTCCGCGATCTGCCGCCGGCTGCCGCGCTGTACGCTATCAACGCCGATGTCGCGGAGAAGAACCTGATCCGCCGCTACGGTTTCCACGGCACCTCGCACGAGTTCGTCTCCTCCCAGGTTGCGGAGATGATCGGCCGCGATCCGATGCACACCCGTCAGATCGTGCTCCACCTGGGCAACGGTGCCTCCGCCTCCGCAGTGGCCAACGGCAAACCGATCGATACCTCGATGGGCCTGACTCCGCTCGCCGGCCTGGTCATGGGTACCCGTTCGGGCGACATCGACCCGGGCATCATCTTCCACCTGGTGCGCCAGGGTGGCATGTCCATCGACGAGATCGACAACCTGCTCAACCGCCAGTCCGGTGTGAAGGGCCTGTCCGGTGTCAACGACTTCCGCGAGTTGCGCACCATGATTGACAACGAAAACACCGACGCCTGGCTGGCGTACAACGTCTACATCAACCAGCTGCGCCGCTTCATCGGTTCCTACATGATCGAGCTGGGCCGCGTCGACGCCATCACCTTCACCGCGGGTGTTGGCGAGAACGACAAGGACGTTCGCCTCGACGCCCTAGATAACCTCGAGATGTACGGCATCAAGGTCGACCCGGAGAAGAACGACCTGCCGAACGACGGCCCGCGCGTGATCTCCACCGACGACTCCAAGGTCAAAGTGCTTGTAATCCCGACCAACGAGGAACTGGCGATCGCTCAGAAGGCGGCCGCTGTGGCTGCACAAGTGTCCTAA
- the pta gene encoding phosphate acetyltransferase has translation MTQSLLVTLANRTFDGVDLQQLASRLNLDLVRAEGDDVAEVFNSGALSGEAVLIQGIGDYNFDAELAAALGVPVLLVAGDEKTAALAQRRIEQLGAVVVSSISESDIATFEPATTDAKQVMSPVVFENQLTEQAKAAGSHIVLPEGEDDRILQAADQVLRNGIAQITILGDVDDMQRRASEQGLDLSKANLVNHLESEHLEDFAAEFAELRKKKGITLDEARETMQDVSYFATMMVHKGLADGMVSGAAHTTAHTIKPSFQIIKTAPGASVVSSIFLMVMQDRLWAFGDCAVNPNPTAEQIGEIAAVSAKTAAQFGIDPKVAVLSYSTGSSGAGPDVERAVEATAKAKELAPDVAIDGPLQFDAACDPGVGAKKAPDSPVAGQANVFIFPDLEAGNAGYKIAQRTAGALAVGPVLQGLNKPVNDLSRGATVPDIVNTVAITAIQAGAK, from the coding sequence ATGACCCAGTCCCTGCTCGTAACCCTTGCGAACCGCACCTTTGACGGTGTGGATTTGCAGCAGCTCGCCAGCCGGCTGAACCTGGATCTGGTGCGCGCCGAAGGCGACGATGTCGCCGAGGTGTTCAACTCCGGCGCCCTGTCCGGTGAGGCCGTGCTCATCCAGGGCATTGGCGACTACAACTTCGACGCCGAACTTGCCGCGGCACTTGGTGTGCCGGTGCTCCTGGTTGCCGGCGACGAGAAGACGGCTGCGCTCGCGCAGCGCCGGATTGAGCAGCTTGGGGCGGTCGTGGTGTCGTCGATTAGCGAAAGCGACATCGCCACCTTCGAACCGGCCACAACTGACGCCAAGCAGGTCATGAGCCCGGTCGTGTTTGAAAACCAGCTCACCGAGCAGGCCAAGGCCGCCGGCTCCCACATCGTGCTGCCGGAGGGTGAGGACGATCGCATCCTGCAGGCCGCCGACCAGGTGCTGCGCAACGGCATTGCCCAGATCACGATTCTTGGCGACGTCGACGATATGCAGCGCCGCGCCAGCGAGCAGGGCCTGGACCTGTCCAAGGCCAACCTGGTCAACCACCTCGAATCTGAACACCTCGAGGACTTCGCGGCCGAGTTCGCGGAGCTGCGCAAGAAGAAGGGCATCACCCTCGACGAGGCGCGCGAGACCATGCAGGACGTCTCCTACTTCGCCACGATGATGGTGCACAAGGGGCTTGCCGACGGCATGGTGTCCGGCGCAGCCCACACCACGGCCCACACGATCAAGCCGTCCTTCCAGATCATCAAGACTGCCCCGGGCGCGTCCGTGGTGTCCTCGATCTTCCTCATGGTCATGCAGGACCGCCTCTGGGCGTTCGGCGACTGCGCCGTGAACCCGAACCCGACCGCCGAGCAGATCGGTGAGATCGCCGCCGTGTCCGCCAAGACCGCAGCCCAGTTCGGCATCGACCCGAAGGTCGCCGTACTGTCCTACTCCACCGGCTCCTCCGGCGCCGGCCCGGACGTCGAGCGCGCCGTCGAGGCCACCGCGAAGGCCAAGGAGCTCGCGCCGGACGTCGCCATCGACGGCCCGCTGCAGTTCGATGCCGCCTGCGACCCAGGCGTCGGCGCGAAGAAGGCCCCGGATTCCCCGGTGGCTGGCCAGGCAAACGTGTTCATCTTCCCTGACCTCGAGGCCGGCAACGCGGGCTACAAGATCGCGCAGCGCACCGCCGGTGCCCTCGCCGTCGGCCCGGTGCTCCAGGGTCTGAACAAGCCTGTCAACGACCTGTCCCGCGGCGCGACCGTGCCGGACATCGTCAACACCGTCGCCATCACCGCAATCCAGGCAGGAGCGAAGTAA
- a CDS encoding ATP-grasp domain-containing protein: MTVPHNAEQMGTGPNSPLEPRRTLVLGTSPMARELAQAYQRLGNEIQTGTVSQAREFRPQLIATTGDSPDALAEVAAVAEETGAEVAPSVSACHHTADRLAVRKQASEELGLPTLDYEFASTPQEMQDAIERIGYPCVVKAPTSNDGEGFSFVRSSGDLAVAWSNADRGVGQGAVVERFIDFDFECTILAARSIDPETGQLATWFCEPIGTHHREGRLVEAWQPAPLPQGAMDNARSIAARITGALASCGVFSIELFVSGDDVYFSQVTPRPSRDGLVTLATQRVNQFDLQARATQKLPIDSTLVSPGAVRFLPGVRPSLEAIAVAMAVEETTVRLLNDDTLIFSTADSAAEARVRTDNAARAMKKAQENAIEG; encoded by the coding sequence ATGACCGTTCCGCATAATGCAGAGCAGATGGGCACCGGCCCGAACAGCCCGCTGGAGCCGCGTCGCACGCTGGTCCTGGGCACTTCGCCGATGGCGCGTGAGCTGGCACAGGCGTACCAACGTCTGGGCAACGAGATCCAAACAGGGACCGTGTCTCAGGCGAGGGAATTCCGCCCCCAGCTGATCGCCACCACGGGCGATTCTCCGGACGCGTTGGCCGAGGTTGCGGCGGTGGCGGAGGAGACCGGGGCGGAGGTGGCGCCGTCGGTAAGCGCGTGCCACCACACCGCGGACCGCCTCGCAGTACGTAAGCAGGCGAGCGAGGAACTGGGGCTTCCGACGCTGGATTATGAGTTCGCGTCCACGCCGCAGGAGATGCAGGACGCCATCGAGCGCATTGGGTATCCGTGTGTGGTCAAGGCGCCGACGTCGAACGACGGCGAGGGCTTTAGTTTCGTGCGCTCGAGCGGGGATCTTGCGGTCGCCTGGTCGAACGCCGACCGTGGCGTCGGCCAGGGTGCAGTGGTGGAGCGGTTTATCGATTTCGATTTCGAGTGCACCATCCTCGCCGCCCGTTCCATCGACCCGGAGACGGGCCAGTTGGCCACATGGTTCTGCGAGCCGATTGGCACTCACCACCGCGAGGGTCGCCTGGTTGAGGCGTGGCAGCCCGCGCCGCTTCCGCAAGGTGCGATGGACAACGCCCGTTCCATCGCCGCGCGCATCACCGGCGCGCTGGCCAGTTGCGGCGTGTTTTCCATCGAGTTGTTCGTCTCCGGCGACGACGTCTACTTCTCCCAGGTCACCCCGCGCCCGAGCCGCGACGGCCTGGTCACCCTGGCCACGCAGCGCGTCAATCAGTTCGATCTGCAGGCGCGTGCGACGCAGAAATTGCCGATCGATTCCACGCTCGTCAGCCCGGGCGCGGTGCGTTTCCTTCCGGGCGTCCGCCCCTCGCTCGAGGCAATCGCCGTCGCCATGGCCGTCGAGGAGACCACGGTGCGTTTGCTTAACGACGACACCCTGATCTTCTCCACCGCTGACTCCGCCGCTGAAGCGCGCGTGCGCACCGACAATGCGGCCCGTGCAATGAAGAAAGCCCAGGAAAACGCCATAGAGGGATAG
- a CDS encoding Rib/alpha-like domain-containing protein, with translation MATSSDRNEHRKRKGVSVAAAALSIALVAPLVQPTVTHRFTLAAESDNSVVASETGSVSGSVDPDAVDRVELVDPETQERREVPMDESGNLDLTDVPTGDYTVEVTPRDGYTAPAYQTVTVEKDQNTQLMDVTPTRDAGSVSGWVDPGAVDWVELVDTATGERREVSVDDNGNLNLGVVPTGDYTVVVTPADGYTAPADHTVTVEKDNNTELENVAPTRDTGSVSGSVDPEAVGTVELVDPETGERLEVPMDESGNLNLDQVPTSDYTVEVTPKDGYTATANQTVTVKKNQNTQLMDVSPNPSTVSGKIDGLPEGKSVTVTIGGQSATVDANGEYTIENVPAGEQTVEVSDLPGYSIAYPGTVTVSPEGTPSVDVTVTPVPVPVSDKIEILPGPISKPTTEEKTPATGSIVGKVIDDKGNPLPSTDGAGNRTPSKVTVTDGEGNQVGEPVETDENGEFTIPELPDGEYVVSVKTPEDHNDPKPQVVVVTDGQPTEVPPFVSAGPRNTEFEPVYPVTYVRVGEAATSVTPNFTRLINGREFYRQPLRTAGVAKFEIADERASLKDNGRVVFAAPQGAKPGDRFSVPVTVTYEDGTTDRTEAEFEAIQGDLADAYDPKYEVGRTAAPGEQVLVEQVGDPHLPEGTTFALDRANSSLNGWGIRVDRETGLITATAPSSGENGAEVAVVVSYSDGSHETIKAFVDPQVGNSMAATTPVSDAVVQLPVGVALDVKAIADLPDGTTFALDEFSNEDWTVLIDDTTGEITVVTNKNVKPTDRVVVPVRVTFPDGSQKIVRVTLEATESQADAFKPEYRPIRVTQGASAVARLIEPVGASYSLAGEVAGLRTVIDPTTGAITVHADTGATPGTTKIPVDARFADGSLKRIQAQVEVVGVGASDASQCEGASSGSSGSSMSSTSSCGSSGSSAQGTTVLAVVLGLLAAIGGVGWALYINQDAVRGALREFGINI, from the coding sequence ATGGCCACAAGCAGTGACAGAAACGAGCACCGCAAACGGAAGGGCGTAAGCGTCGCTGCGGCGGCTTTGTCCATCGCGCTGGTCGCACCACTTGTACAACCCACAGTGACGCACCGATTCACTCTGGCCGCCGAATCGGACAATTCGGTAGTTGCGTCGGAAACCGGTTCGGTGTCGGGTTCTGTTGATCCGGATGCCGTTGACAGGGTTGAGTTGGTTGACCCGGAGACGCAGGAGCGTCGTGAGGTGCCGATGGATGAATCCGGCAACCTGGACCTGACTGATGTTCCGACGGGTGATTACACGGTTGAGGTCACGCCGCGAGATGGTTACACCGCGCCTGCTTATCAGACAGTGACGGTGGAGAAGGATCAGAATACGCAGCTGATGGATGTTACGCCGACGCGTGATGCTGGATCGGTGTCTGGTTGGGTTGATCCGGGTGCGGTTGACTGGGTTGAGTTGGTTGACACCGCAACCGGTGAGCGTCGTGAGGTGTCTGTTGATGACAACGGCAACCTGAATCTGGGTGTGGTTCCCACGGGTGACTACACGGTTGTTGTTACTCCGGCGGATGGCTACACCGCGCCTGCGGATCACACGGTGACGGTGGAGAAGGACAACAACACCGAGCTGGAGAATGTTGCACCGACGCGTGATACAGGTTCGGTGTCTGGTTCGGTTGATCCGGAGGCTGTCGGCACGGTTGAGTTGGTTGATCCGGAGACGGGTGAGCGTCTTGAGGTGCCGATGGATGAAAGCGGCAACCTGAACCTGGATCAGGTCCCGACGAGTGATTACACCGTTGAGGTCACGCCGAAGGATGGCTACACCGCGACTGCTAATCAGACGGTGACGGTGAAGAAGAACCAGAACACGCAGCTGATGGATGTGTCGCCGAACCCGTCGACGGTGTCGGGCAAGATTGATGGTTTACCGGAGGGCAAGTCTGTCACGGTGACTATTGGTGGTCAGTCGGCGACGGTTGATGCCAATGGTGAGTACACGATTGAGAATGTGCCGGCGGGTGAGCAGACGGTTGAGGTTTCGGACCTACCGGGGTATTCGATTGCTTACCCGGGCACGGTGACTGTCAGCCCGGAGGGCACGCCGTCGGTTGATGTGACGGTGACCCCGGTTCCGGTGCCGGTGTCGGACAAGATTGAGATTTTGCCGGGGCCGATCTCGAAGCCCACCACGGAGGAAAAGACGCCAGCAACCGGCTCGATCGTAGGCAAGGTCATTGACGACAAGGGCAACCCGCTGCCGAGCACGGACGGGGCCGGTAACCGGACTCCGTCGAAGGTGACTGTCACCGACGGCGAGGGCAATCAGGTTGGCGAGCCTGTTGAGACCGACGAGAACGGTGAGTTCACGATTCCGGAGCTCCCGGACGGCGAGTACGTCGTATCTGTGAAGACCCCGGAGGACCACAACGATCCGAAGCCGCAGGTTGTCGTGGTGACGGATGGTCAGCCGACGGAGGTCCCGCCGTTTGTCTCGGCAGGCCCCCGCAATACCGAGTTCGAGCCGGTGTACCCGGTGACATACGTCCGAGTGGGCGAGGCTGCAACGTCGGTAACTCCGAACTTCACGCGATTGATCAACGGGCGTGAGTTTTACCGGCAACCGCTGCGCACTGCGGGCGTGGCAAAGTTTGAGATTGCAGACGAGCGCGCGTCGCTAAAGGACAACGGGCGAGTCGTGTTCGCCGCGCCGCAAGGTGCGAAGCCCGGGGACCGCTTCAGCGTTCCGGTGACGGTGACGTACGAAGACGGCACCACCGACCGGACGGAGGCAGAGTTCGAGGCGATTCAGGGCGACCTGGCTGACGCATATGACCCGAAGTACGAGGTCGGGCGCACCGCTGCACCGGGTGAGCAGGTTCTCGTTGAGCAGGTCGGTGATCCACATCTGCCGGAGGGCACAACCTTCGCGTTGGACCGGGCCAACTCCTCGCTGAACGGATGGGGGATTCGCGTTGACCGTGAAACCGGCTTGATTACGGCGACTGCTCCCTCCTCGGGTGAGAACGGCGCCGAGGTGGCGGTTGTGGTGTCCTACTCGGACGGTTCGCACGAAACCATCAAGGCGTTCGTTGACCCGCAGGTGGGCAACTCGATGGCAGCAACTACTCCGGTGAGCGATGCTGTGGTGCAACTCCCGGTGGGCGTCGCGTTGGATGTGAAGGCGATTGCGGACCTGCCGGACGGCACCACTTTTGCGTTGGACGAGTTCTCCAATGAGGACTGGACGGTGCTTATCGACGACACCACGGGCGAAATCACCGTCGTCACCAACAAGAACGTGAAGCCGACGGATCGGGTCGTGGTGCCGGTGCGCGTCACGTTCCCGGATGGTTCCCAGAAGATAGTGCGTGTCACCTTGGAAGCAACCGAGTCTCAGGCGGATGCGTTCAAACCGGAGTACCGGCCGATCCGGGTCACACAAGGCGCGTCTGCCGTAGCGCGGTTGATCGAGCCTGTGGGTGCGTCCTACTCGCTAGCGGGTGAAGTTGCAGGTCTGAGGACGGTCATCGACCCGACGACCGGTGCGATCACCGTGCATGCGGACACCGGTGCAACCCCGGGTACGACGAAAATTCCGGTGGATGCACGGTTTGCGGATGGGTCGTTGAAACGCATCCAGGCTCAGGTGGAGGTTGTCGGCGTTGGCGCGTCGGATGCGTCGCAGTGCGAGGGCGCGTCGAGCGGCTCGAGCGGTTCCAGCATGTCGAGCACCTCGAGTTGTGGCTCCTCCGGTTCGAGTGCGCAGGGCACGACTGTCCTCGCAGTTGTTCTTGGCCTGCTGGCCGCGATCGGTGGCGTCGGCTGGGCGCTGTACATCAATCAAGATGCGGTGCGTGGTGCGCTGCGTGAATTCGGAATCAACATTTAA